Genomic window (Streptococcus suis S735):
ACAAAAAGGTCGCTGGCATCCTCACTGAGGCTATCTCTTCCATGGAAAACCAACGGGTAACCGATGTCATTATCGGTGTCGGCATCAATGTCCGCATAGACGATTTCCCTAAGGAATTACAACAATCTGCAGGAAATCTTTTCGAGGAACAACCACCATTTACCCGCAACCAACTCATTACTGCCATCTGGAAAGCCTTCTTAGAAACCGATGAGAAGGAACTAATTGCCCTTTACAAAGAAAAATCACTTGTCGTTGGCCAACAAGTGAGCTTTGTAGAAAATCAAGTTGAATTTAAGGGTACTGCCATCGCTGTTACTGATACAGGAAACCTGGTTATCCAGTTAGATAACGGCAAAGCAAAAATTATCTCCAGCGGAGAAATCAGCCTTACTTCTTGGTCTGCTTCTCCACCAAACGAATAAATTTAGTCACCTTGTAAGCAAAATGAAGATTCCGATAGGCGATAAAGGCGTAGATACCTGCAATCAAGAAATCTCCTGTCAAAATCGATGCATTCATAAAATAAACAGCTAAAATAGTTGTAATGGCTAAAAAAAGAAATTGTGGAAGTTTCATAAAATAGATTATACCAAAAATTCAGTCAACTGGCTGAATTTTTATATGCTTTCTTGATAGGTTTCGATTCTTTTCTAAACAAGAAAACACCAATCTAATTGGTGCTTTCTTAAGGAGATATGAAAAATATTTAGGATTGAATATAGTATAAAATATCTATCAAAACTATTCATCAGTC
Coding sequences:
- a CDS encoding DUF3272 domain-containing protein, yielding MKLPQFLFLAITTILAVYFMNASILTGDFLIAGIYAFIAYRNLHFAYKVTKFIRLVEKQTKK